One Nostoc sp. UHCC 0302 DNA window includes the following coding sequences:
- a CDS encoding ATP-binding protein, whose translation MAKVDIAMPKEPLNLPKADILVIDDTPENLNLLSAMLTEQGYKVRSVTKGSTGLRGANAVPPDLILLDVNMPEMNGYEVCQHLKASDRTREIPVIFISALGDVLDKVKAFAVGGVDYITKPFQLEEVLARIENHLTIWKLQQQLQAQNERLQQEIHDRAKAEEKFTKVFRSSPNPIVIATISEARFIDVNPSFLKMSGYCLEEVIDDTVAELNLGKDAVAIAKAIQLLSDTGPLYNQEFEFSTKSGEVKIILLSIELIDLGGVQCALLIANDITERKRLENEFISLVSHELRTPLTSTMGALDLLGAGQLGTLTEQGQKVLSIATTNTERLIRLINDILDLERMKSVKIFMQKVKCNAADLLIMATETMQAMADKLQVKLIVHPLAIELWADPDRLLQTLTNLINNAIKFSEPGDTVWVSATLAEHKGVELGENDYSSTQSTLLPSFLLITIRDEGRGIPKDKLQIIFERFQQVDASDSRKKGGTGLGLAICRNIVQQHNGKIWVESILGEGSTFYVLLPLAAF comes from the coding sequence TTGGCTAAAGTCGATATTGCCATGCCTAAAGAGCCACTCAATTTGCCAAAAGCAGACATACTGGTGATTGATGACACGCCTGAAAACCTGAACCTCCTATCTGCGATGCTGACGGAACAGGGATACAAAGTTCGCAGCGTAACTAAAGGTTCTACGGGGTTACGGGGGGCAAATGCAGTTCCCCCTGATCTGATTTTGTTGGATGTGAATATGCCGGAGATGAATGGTTATGAAGTCTGCCAACACCTAAAGGCAAGCGATCGCACCCGCGAAATTCCGGTAATTTTTATCAGCGCTTTGGGTGATGTGCTGGATAAAGTGAAGGCGTTTGCAGTTGGTGGAGTAGACTATATAACTAAGCCTTTTCAACTCGAAGAGGTTTTAGCACGAATTGAAAATCACTTGACGATTTGGAAACTGCAACAACAACTCCAAGCCCAAAATGAGCGGTTGCAGCAGGAAATTCACGATCGCGCCAAAGCAGAAGAGAAGTTTACTAAAGTTTTTCGCTCTAGTCCCAATCCGATCGTGATCGCCACCATTTCTGAAGCACGGTTTATTGATGTCAATCCTAGTTTCTTGAAGATGAGCGGCTATTGTCTAGAGGAAGTGATTGATGATACGGTTGCTGAACTTAATTTAGGTAAGGATGCAGTAGCGATCGCCAAGGCCATCCAACTTTTATCTGATACTGGGCCACTCTATAATCAGGAATTTGAATTTTCTACCAAGTCTGGAGAGGTCAAGATTATACTGCTATCTATCGAATTGATTGACCTGGGTGGGGTGCAATGCGCTTTATTGATTGCCAACGACATCACCGAACGTAAACGCTTGGAAAACGAGTTTATCTCTCTAGTTAGTCACGAATTACGTACACCTTTAACCTCTACAATGGGAGCGTTAGATTTGTTGGGTGCAGGACAATTAGGAACTCTAACTGAACAGGGACAAAAAGTTCTGAGCATTGCTACTACTAATACTGAACGGCTGATCCGATTGATAAATGATATTCTCGATTTAGAGCGGATGAAATCAGTCAAAATTTTCATGCAGAAGGTGAAGTGCAACGCTGCTGACCTGCTGATTATGGCAACAGAAACAATGCAGGCAATGGCAGATAAATTGCAAGTTAAACTGATTGTCCATCCTCTAGCAATTGAACTTTGGGCAGACCCCGATCGCCTACTGCAAACTCTGACCAACTTAATAAATAACGCTATTAAGTTTTCTGAACCAGGTGATACTGTGTGGGTAAGTGCCACACTCGCAGAACACAAGGGTGTTGAGTTGGGAGAAAACGACTATTCTTCAACACAAAGCACTCTATTACCCAGTTTCCTGCTGATTACTATTCGAGATGAAGGGCGAGGAATTCCTAAAGATAAATTACAAATAATCTTCGAGCGCTTTCAGCAGGTAGATGCATCCGACTCCCGCAAGAAAGGAGGAACAGGTTTAGGATTGGCTATTTGCCGAAATATTGTCCAGCAACATAACGGTAAAATCTGGGTTGAGAGCATTTTAGGTGAAGGTAGCACGTTTTATGTACTGTTACCTTTGGCAGCTTTCTAA
- a CDS encoding cupin domain-containing protein, producing the protein MPTSTIRKPIILAPKEGKQFSILGGQFTTKATEEETNQAWIIYEVTDTQENGPPLHTHPWEEAFYILEGELDIQVGTETILASTGFFINIPHNAPHAFKIRSATAKFLVLISPQGAKNFYEKMSQVADSSSLNMEKVQPVLNKYGLRFLA; encoded by the coding sequence ATGCCAACTTCAACCATACGTAAACCAATTATTTTAGCACCAAAAGAAGGTAAGCAATTCTCGATTCTTGGTGGACAATTTACAACAAAAGCAACCGAAGAAGAGACAAATCAAGCTTGGATAATTTATGAAGTTACAGATACACAAGAAAATGGGCCGCCACTGCACACTCACCCTTGGGAAGAAGCATTTTATATTCTCGAAGGTGAACTAGACATCCAAGTTGGTACAGAAACAATTTTGGCATCAACAGGCTTTTTCATTAACATTCCTCACAATGCACCACACGCCTTCAAGATTCGTTCTGCTACTGCTAAATTTCTGGTTTTAATTTCGCCTCAAGGCGCGAAAAACTTTTATGAAAAAATGAGTCAAGTAGCAGATAGTTCATCGTTAAACATGGAAAAAGTGCAACCTGTTTTGAACAAATATGGATTGCGATTCCTTGCGTGA
- a CDS encoding PAS domain S-box protein has translation MSAKQLEQVKQLQATLTKMEVTLSAITDAVVWVGEDRCIQWCNPSFERLVNQPHNTVCGAKLTDLLPLAQAGQPIALPCYPDVRILNGEYETANYQFQQYEQTLTLDISGNCTGLSDYQCAILVIRDITLAKQTQESLQEIEERLQTLINATPDIICLKDSEGKWLLSNQANLEFLQLQGVDYQGKTDSELAEFSNFYHDALINCDKTDEQAWQLGCVHWVEEVIPRPDGTVSSVDMIKAPLFHQDGRRKALVVLGRDLSERKQTQVALENSLSLLSAIFESIQDGILVVDSLSNITSYNQKFLEMWSIPPELLTEPDHPKRLAYLANQLKDPGVFLQRVRELYSQPELVSHDCLELQDGRIFERYSCPQRIGEQIIGRVWSFRDITQRQRAEEALRQSELQYRSIFEAINDGVFITDMETETVVELNPAACQLYGYTYEELIALHLSAYIHPDSHSVFREFLETTRTGGQFYGQAVDIHKDGTLIDVEVTGTTCIYNGKRHILVMVRNITDRKRTEEALRQSEVQYRDLVQTANCIILRWDSKGDIIYLNNYGQKLFGFYAQEITGRNVVGTIVPKTETSGHDLQTLMVDICQHPENYLFNENENLCKNGDRVWIVWANKPILDAQGNLIEILSVGTDATERKRAQKALQESELKFRTIIENANDLIFVLTPDGTFTYHSPNVTPILGYSLAEVEGHSMMEFVEPKDSTISMSALQRSVTGEKLTDIEVRLRHKDGSWRWFNFNTSTINTPSDGIAITGVGRDITERKQAEEALRCSEMKYRNIFENSQVGIFRTCQKDGLIIDANQRGAEILGFTSAADLIDKYFTTDLYVNPDDRTRMLAELEKDGEVRNFEVALRRLDGSLVWVLLSLRLNAEESCLDSVFTDISDRKQQEQALRLIVEGTAAKTSDEFFNSCVRYLAEVLQVQYALVTEFGDEPKTKVRTLAFWCSGAINMRMPIMNGYDATKEIRARERSTDANFRTIIIALTASAFEEQQAGILAAGCDDLVRKPFWEQVIFEKIAEYLQVRYICAEESSEDGTDNNLESSQFSILDLRSAITIMPTQWVIKLNQAAVEVDAERIFQLIEQIPPTHSALAEKLTNLVRSFCFDEIISITEDNLSIPLPK, from the coding sequence ATGAGCGCTAAACAATTGGAGCAGGTAAAGCAATTGCAAGCTACCCTCACCAAAATGGAAGTAACATTAAGTGCGATCACTGATGCTGTAGTCTGGGTAGGAGAAGATCGATGCATCCAATGGTGCAACCCTAGCTTTGAGCGTTTGGTGAATCAACCCCACAACACTGTATGCGGTGCGAAGTTAACTGACTTACTACCATTAGCACAAGCAGGACAACCAATTGCTTTACCCTGCTATCCTGATGTGCGGATACTCAATGGTGAGTACGAAACAGCAAACTACCAGTTCCAGCAGTATGAGCAGACTTTAACACTGGACATCTCCGGTAACTGTACCGGGCTGAGTGATTATCAATGTGCAATACTGGTGATTCGGGATATTACGCTGGCAAAACAAACTCAAGAATCCCTGCAAGAGATTGAGGAGCGTTTGCAGACATTAATTAACGCTACACCCGATATTATCTGTTTGAAGGACAGCGAGGGAAAATGGTTGCTATCAAACCAGGCTAACCTAGAATTTTTACAGCTACAAGGCGTTGATTATCAAGGCAAAACAGACTCAGAACTAGCAGAATTTAGCAATTTTTATCATGATGCTTTGATCAACTGCGACAAAACAGATGAACAAGCTTGGCAATTGGGATGTGTGCATTGGGTAGAAGAAGTTATACCCCGGCCTGATGGCACAGTGAGCAGTGTAGATATGATTAAAGCTCCCCTATTTCACCAGGATGGTAGACGCAAAGCTCTGGTGGTTTTAGGGCGGGATTTGAGCGAACGCAAACAAACTCAAGTTGCTTTAGAAAACTCTTTATCTCTGTTAAGCGCTATCTTTGAATCGATTCAAGACGGTATCTTAGTAGTCGATAGCTTAAGTAATATCACTAGTTACAACCAAAAGTTCTTAGAAATGTGGTCAATTCCACCAGAACTTTTGACAGAACCAGATCATCCTAAGCGGTTGGCGTATCTGGCAAATCAGTTAAAAGACCCGGGTGTGTTTTTGCAACGAGTCCGAGAATTATACTCACAACCTGAACTAGTTAGTCACGACTGCTTAGAACTGCAAGATGGCAGAATATTTGAGCGATACTCCTGTCCTCAGCGCATCGGCGAACAGATTATTGGTAGAGTGTGGAGTTTCCGCGACATTACGCAGCGCCAAAGAGCAGAAGAAGCACTACGACAAAGTGAGCTACAATACCGCAGTATTTTTGAAGCTATCAATGATGGAGTCTTTATTACTGACATGGAAACCGAAACAGTTGTGGAACTTAATCCTGCTGCATGTCAGTTGTATGGTTACACTTACGAAGAATTAATTGCTTTGCATCTATCAGCCTACATTCACCCAGACTCACATTCAGTGTTTCGTGAGTTTCTTGAAACAACGCGAACTGGTGGGCAATTTTATGGACAAGCAGTCGATATCCACAAAGATGGTACTTTGATCGATGTGGAAGTTACAGGAACGACTTGCATTTACAATGGCAAACGACACATCTTGGTAATGGTGCGGAATATTACCGATCGTAAACGCACTGAGGAAGCATTACGACAAAGCGAAGTACAGTACCGCGATTTAGTGCAAACAGCCAACTGCATTATTCTGCGTTGGGATAGTAAGGGCGACATCATATATTTAAATAACTACGGTCAAAAGCTTTTTGGCTTCTATGCTCAAGAGATTACAGGACGCAATGTTGTCGGTACAATTGTCCCTAAAACCGAAACTTCTGGGCATGACTTACAAACATTAATGGTTGATATTTGTCAACACCCAGAAAACTATTTATTTAATGAAAATGAAAACTTGTGCAAAAATGGCGATCGCGTCTGGATAGTCTGGGCCAATAAACCCATTTTAGATGCACAAGGAAACTTAATCGAAATACTTTCAGTCGGGACTGATGCCACAGAACGCAAACGCGCTCAAAAAGCCCTCCAGGAGAGTGAGTTAAAGTTCCGTACTATCATCGAAAATGCCAATGACCTGATATTTGTCCTCACCCCTGACGGAACCTTTACTTATCATTCGCCTAATGTTACCCCAATCCTGGGATACAGCCTGGCAGAAGTGGAAGGTCATTCTATGATGGAGTTCGTCGAGCCTAAAGATTCAACAATTAGTATGTCAGCCTTACAAAGGAGTGTGACTGGAGAAAAGCTGACTGATATTGAGGTGCGATTAAGACACAAAGACGGCAGCTGGCGATGGTTCAACTTTAACACTTCGACAATCAACACTCCCAGTGATGGAATTGCGATCACAGGTGTGGGGCGTGACATTACTGAACGTAAGCAAGCAGAAGAAGCTTTGCGTTGTAGTGAAATGAAATACCGCAACATCTTTGAAAATTCCCAAGTGGGGATTTTCCGCACCTGCCAAAAAGATGGATTGATTATCGATGCTAATCAACGTGGGGCTGAGATATTAGGTTTTACCTCTGCTGCTGACTTAATTGACAAGTATTTCACAACTGACTTATATGTTAATCCAGACGATCGCACGCGGATGTTAGCAGAGTTAGAAAAGGACGGTGAAGTTCGTAATTTTGAAGTAGCACTGCGCCGGCTTGATGGTTCGCTTGTTTGGGTACTATTGTCACTCCGTCTCAACGCAGAAGAATCCTGTTTGGATTCTGTTTTTACAGATATTAGCGATCGCAAACAGCAAGAACAGGCTTTACGCTTAATTGTTGAGGGCACAGCAGCAAAAACAAGTGATGAATTTTTCAATTCCTGCGTTCGTTACCTTGCCGAGGTGTTACAAGTTCAATATGCCTTAGTTACTGAGTTTGGTGATGAGCCAAAAACTAAAGTCCGCACTTTGGCATTTTGGTGTAGCGGGGCTATTAACATGCGGATGCCTATTATGAACGGTTACGATGCAACTAAAGAGATTAGAGCCAGGGAAAGAAGTACAGATGCAAATTTTCGCACTATAATTATTGCCTTAACTGCCAGTGCTTTTGAAGAACAACAGGCAGGTATCTTAGCCGCAGGTTGCGACGACTTGGTTCGTAAGCCATTCTGGGAGCAAGTGATTTTTGAAAAGATAGCTGAATATTTGCAGGTGCGTTATATCTGTGCAGAAGAAAGCAGTGAAGATGGAACAGACAACAACCTAGAGAGTAGTCAATTTTCCATCTTGGATCTTCGCTCTGCAATTACCATTATGCCTACCCAATGGGTAATAAAACTTAATCAGGCAGCTGTTGAAGTCGATGCTGAAAGGATTTTCCAATTAATTGAGCAAATTCCACCAACACATTCTGCTTTGGCAGAAAAATTGACAAATTTAGTCCGCAGCTTCTGCTTTGATGAAATTATCAGTATAACGGAGGATAACTTGTCAATACCTTTGCCAAAATAA
- a CDS encoding response regulator, producing MRILLIEDDEVLASVLLQSLTQQHYAVEIARDGQIGWEYAQGTNYDLILTDVGLPKLDGITLCQHLRSSGCSTPILLITAKDETSDRIRGLDAGADDYLIKPLNLGELQARVRALLRRADTSRPPVLEVGALRLDPSICEVTYDNQVLDLTPKEYSLLELLLRNPLRVFSRGDIIEHLWTFDDPPQEETVKSHIKWLRHKLKVVGAVDWIENVYGLGYRLNSQKATSSRNSEKITKKNPEQNSSIPDTSPSVEQQFNQAMSGLWSQYQGLMTQRMEVLQQAATELSSGTLTIELRESAGREAHKLAGVLGMFEQEAGTQIAREIEQILDKDGELVPAQKHQTISLIQELGNLLNHTKVVNQTVTSIGEEISPKLLLIDPDLQLGSQLQQLAYSTEMRWQQITTLEGAKDFLQTTSPDLVVLNVDEIGQREESLALMLDLATHTPTVPVLALAVTDRLVDRVTLAQSGARGFLAKPVTASQVWETASQILQFTRSLTVNVLVVDDDPLILAALGPMLEPWGMRITGLDDPRRFWEVLQSTAPDLLILDVEMPQISGIELCQAVRTDPQWQELPIVFLTAHREMETVQQVFAAGGDDYVVKPVMGAELLARITHRLERSRLLQSLSTKDPLTGLANQLQSSRDLQHLIAQAEKNQQSVCLMILNISNLRQINIQYGHEAGNQVLQRWSRLFQSAFCGGEILGYWGNGEFVVGVSGFTETERLVVQHRLSDILTKLRQQVFTAPNGDRFQAICNFAVVEYPNDGLNIQSLYQVANSMLKQN from the coding sequence ATGAGAATCTTGCTGATCGAAGATGACGAAGTTTTAGCGAGTGTTTTGTTGCAGTCTCTTACCCAACAACACTATGCTGTTGAAATTGCACGAGATGGACAAATTGGCTGGGAATATGCCCAAGGTACGAACTACGACCTGATATTAACAGACGTTGGACTGCCGAAACTCGATGGCATTACTTTATGTCAGCACTTACGTTCTAGTGGCTGTTCCACTCCTATTTTGTTGATCACAGCAAAAGATGAAACTAGCGATCGCATTCGTGGACTCGATGCTGGAGCAGATGATTATCTCATCAAACCTTTAAATTTGGGAGAACTCCAAGCAAGGGTACGGGCTTTGCTACGTCGTGCCGATACTTCCCGTCCTCCAGTGCTAGAAGTTGGCGCATTGCGGTTAGATCCAAGTATTTGCGAGGTAACATACGATAATCAAGTTCTGGATTTAACACCCAAAGAATATAGTCTGCTGGAGTTATTACTGCGGAATCCATTGCGGGTTTTTAGTCGGGGAGATATTATCGAACATCTCTGGACTTTTGACGATCCACCCCAAGAAGAAACTGTTAAGTCCCATATTAAGTGGTTGCGACACAAGTTAAAAGTAGTTGGAGCCGTAGACTGGATTGAAAACGTTTATGGTTTGGGATATCGCTTAAACTCCCAAAAAGCTACTAGTAGTAGAAATAGCGAAAAAATAACTAAAAAAAATCCAGAGCAGAATTCCTCCATACCCGATACTTCCCCATCCGTTGAACAGCAATTTAACCAAGCAATGAGCGGGTTGTGGAGCCAATACCAGGGACTAATGACACAGCGAATGGAGGTACTGCAACAAGCAGCAACAGAACTCTCTAGCGGCACGCTAACTATAGAATTACGTGAATCGGCAGGACGAGAAGCGCACAAGCTAGCTGGTGTTTTGGGAATGTTTGAGCAAGAAGCAGGAACTCAAATAGCGCGGGAAATCGAACAGATTTTAGACAAAGATGGAGAGCTAGTACCAGCCCAAAAACACCAGACAATATCGCTGATCCAAGAGTTAGGCAACTTGTTAAACCATACGAAGGTAGTTAATCAAACTGTTACCTCAATTGGGGAAGAGATAAGTCCGAAGTTACTGCTAATTGACCCTGATTTACAACTGGGTTCACAATTGCAACAACTGGCATATTCTACGGAAATGCGCTGGCAACAAATAACAACGTTAGAAGGTGCAAAAGACTTCTTGCAAACCACATCACCAGATTTAGTGGTACTGAATGTAGATGAGATCGGGCAGCGAGAGGAAAGCTTGGCACTAATGTTGGACTTAGCAACACATACCCCTACTGTACCTGTTCTGGCACTGGCTGTTACCGATCGGCTAGTGGATCGCGTGACTTTGGCTCAGTCTGGGGCGCGGGGTTTTCTCGCAAAGCCTGTCACAGCAAGTCAAGTTTGGGAAACTGCATCTCAAATATTGCAGTTTACCCGTTCTTTAACAGTAAATGTATTAGTAGTTGATGATGACCCACTGATTTTAGCGGCATTAGGCCCAATGTTAGAACCTTGGGGAATGCGAATAACCGGATTGGACGATCCCCGACGTTTCTGGGAGGTATTGCAATCTACTGCACCAGATTTGTTGATTTTGGATGTAGAAATGCCCCAAATTAGTGGTATAGAACTTTGCCAAGCAGTTCGCACAGATCCTCAATGGCAGGAATTACCAATTGTATTTCTGACTGCTCACCGGGAGATGGAAACGGTGCAGCAAGTGTTTGCTGCTGGGGGAGATGATTATGTGGTTAAACCTGTTATGGGGGCAGAACTGCTGGCAAGGATTACCCATCGCCTAGAACGCAGTCGCCTACTACAGTCACTCTCTACCAAAGACCCCTTAACGGGACTAGCAAATCAGTTACAGTCTAGCCGCGACTTACAGCACCTGATTGCTCAAGCTGAGAAAAATCAGCAATCGGTTTGCTTAATGATTTTGAATATCAGCAATTTACGCCAAATTAATATCCAGTATGGGCATGAGGCTGGTAATCAAGTATTGCAACGATGGAGTCGTCTATTCCAATCGGCATTTTGCGGTGGTGAAATATTGGGTTATTGGGGTAACGGAGAATTTGTGGTTGGAGTTTCTGGGTTTACTGAAACAGAACGGCTTGTCGTCCAACATCGCCTCAGTGACATTTTAACCAAGCTCCGCCAGCAAGTTTTTACAGCTCCCAATGGTGATCGCTTCCAGGCAATTTGTAATTTTGCTGTAGTTGAGTATCCTAATGATGGATTAAACATCCAATCTTTATACCAAGTTGCTAATTCCATGCTTAAGCAAAACTAA
- a CDS encoding HU family DNA-binding protein produces the protein MNKGELVDAVAAKANVTKKQADEIISAFLEVVTEAVANGEKVTLVGFGSFERRERAEREGRNPKTNEPMTIPATRVPAFSAGKQFKEKVAP, from the coding sequence ATGAATAAAGGTGAACTAGTGGATGCTGTAGCAGCAAAAGCCAACGTCACAAAAAAGCAAGCTGATGAAATCATCAGTGCTTTTTTAGAAGTAGTGACTGAGGCTGTAGCAAATGGGGAGAAGGTAACGCTAGTTGGGTTTGGGTCATTCGAGCGGCGTGAACGTGCCGAGCGCGAGGGGCGTAATCCTAAAACGAATGAACCAATGACTATACCAGCTACTAGAGTTCCTGCGTTTTCTGCTGGGAAGCAGTTCAAAGAAAAAGTAGCACCATAG
- a CDS encoding DUF1186 domain-containing protein has product MQLEEILSELENNTGKFPRLALERAIEERSAITPVLLTTLEKLSNNLEELLEKEEYILHVYALYLLAQFREALAYPVIIKFFSVGDISLDVTGDIVTEDLCRILASVSNGNIEPIKELIENQKANEYVRDAAIESLLVLVAQEVISREEVIQYYEELFSKAIEDETGYIWTNLVSYSAKLCAVELREHIDKAFEKDLVDEFFINQEDVNEYFEQGREAAFNQLRDNLHYSFIEDVISEMENWVCFYQEKPQDLDYRLIAPEDFILPKPKKSKAQVKKKRKMQSQSRRKNRSKKK; this is encoded by the coding sequence ATGCAATTAGAAGAAATTTTATCGGAATTAGAAAACAATACCGGGAAGTTTCCTCGTTTAGCTTTAGAAAGAGCGATTGAGGAACGCTCAGCTATTACTCCTGTATTATTAACAACTTTAGAAAAATTAAGTAATAATCTGGAGGAGCTATTAGAGAAAGAAGAATATATTTTACACGTATATGCTTTATATTTACTAGCGCAATTTAGAGAAGCATTAGCATATCCTGTGATTATCAAGTTTTTCTCAGTTGGGGATATCTCGCTAGATGTAACAGGGGATATAGTGACTGAGGATTTATGTAGAATCCTTGCTAGTGTTAGTAACGGAAATATTGAACCAATTAAAGAGTTAATAGAAAATCAAAAAGCTAATGAGTACGTAAGAGATGCGGCTATAGAATCTTTATTGGTTCTAGTAGCTCAAGAAGTTATTTCTAGAGAAGAAGTGATTCAATATTATGAAGAATTATTTTCAAAAGCAATTGAAGATGAAACTGGATATATTTGGACTAATTTAGTAAGTTATAGTGCCAAGCTCTGTGCAGTGGAACTGAGAGAACATATTGATAAAGCTTTTGAAAAAGATTTAGTTGATGAATTTTTTATTAATCAGGAGGATGTCAACGAGTATTTTGAACAGGGAAGGGAAGCAGCTTTCAATCAATTGCGTGATAATCTACATTATTCTTTCATTGAAGATGTCATATCAGAAATGGAGAATTGGGTATGTTTTTATCAAGAAAAACCTCAAGATTTGGATTACAGATTGATTGCCCCAGAAGACTTTATTCTTCCAAAGCCTAAAAAATCTAAAGCTCAAGTGAAGAAAAAAAGAAAAATGCAGTCCCAATCTCGTCGAAAAAATCGTTCTAAGAAAAAATGA
- a CDS encoding CmcJ/NvfI family oxidoreductase — MSLDSSFLLEEPHVEVFLTYLTPMAEKPVIYTYERPPGIPPSNRKFETHLMPVHNIRAVSQDISLDREGFRLVVAHSNVCNFYDEDQILRIYYPEAEQLLKEVTGATGVVIFDHNLRNAQRSSSGESGISEPIKLVHNDFTAKSGYTRARKELKARGVDNIEQLLQQRFALINIWRAIAPVFESPLAVCNALSIAPTDLVASDIVYRDYVGETYLITYNPTHQWFYFPQMQPSEALLFKCFDSADDGRARFAAHTGFDDPTSLADAPTRESIELRALVFYPT, encoded by the coding sequence ATGAGCCTAGACAGTAGTTTTTTACTTGAAGAGCCGCACGTTGAGGTATTCCTTACTTACTTGACGCCAATGGCAGAAAAACCTGTCATCTATACCTATGAACGACCACCAGGGATTCCACCATCCAACCGGAAGTTCGAGACACACTTGATGCCAGTCCATAACATCCGGGCGGTTTCACAAGACATATCCCTAGATCGAGAAGGCTTTAGACTTGTTGTAGCTCATAGCAATGTCTGCAATTTTTATGACGAAGATCAGATCCTTCGTATCTATTATCCTGAAGCCGAGCAACTTTTGAAAGAGGTAACAGGTGCAACTGGGGTAGTGATATTCGATCACAATCTCCGCAACGCTCAACGCTCTTCATCTGGTGAAAGCGGGATCAGTGAGCCGATCAAGCTTGTACATAACGACTTTACGGCCAAATCTGGCTATACTCGCGCACGCAAAGAGTTGAAAGCACGGGGGGTAGATAACATTGAGCAATTGTTACAGCAAAGGTTTGCTTTGATTAACATTTGGCGAGCGATCGCCCCAGTTTTTGAGTCACCATTAGCAGTGTGCAACGCTCTTAGTATCGCACCAACAGACCTAGTAGCTAGTGACATAGTGTACCGCGATTACGTTGGTGAAACCTACCTAATAACCTATAACCCAACACATCAATGGTTCTACTTTCCCCAAATGCAACCCTCGGAGGCATTATTGTTTAAGTGCTTTGACTCCGCAGACGACGGACGGGCAAGATTTGCTGCTCATACTGGGTTTGATGACCCTACAAGCCTAGCAGATGCCCCAACTAGAGAAAGTATTGAATTACGGGCGCTGGTTTTCTATCCTACATAA
- a CDS encoding nitronate monooxygenase family protein: protein MWPKTELIDLLKIRHPIIQAPMAGACTPELVAAVSNAGGLGSYGGAATPPAKLRSLIRQIRELTDQPFAVNLFAPAVEAYELAPGQHSPMSELLMMWHNELDAGPVPEPIPIVGPFLEQFTVLLEEKIPVFSFHFGPAPIEAIREIHAIGSIVLASATTTGEAKALVEAGVDVIIAQGFEAGGHRGTFAVPYENGLIGTAALVPQVANTVSVPVVAAGGIMDARGIVAAFALGASGVQMGTAFLACPENNIPEVYRQAVLNCKDEDTVITEAFSGRPARAIRNRFIREMENHTDKVLPFPAQMSIGRVLRQTSAQKSNPDFVSMWAGQGAALAEALPAGELIQKMIQEFLAVTASLQVKS from the coding sequence ATGTGGCCTAAGACAGAACTGATAGATTTGCTCAAGATTAGACACCCAATAATTCAGGCTCCAATGGCCGGGGCTTGCACACCCGAGTTGGTTGCGGCAGTTTCTAATGCAGGAGGTCTTGGTTCCTACGGCGGTGCAGCCACCCCACCAGCCAAACTTCGCTCCTTGATCAGGCAAATCCGAGAACTGACAGACCAACCCTTTGCAGTTAATTTGTTTGCACCAGCAGTTGAAGCGTATGAACTTGCCCCTGGGCAGCATTCCCCCATGTCCGAGCTATTAATGATGTGGCATAACGAGCTTGACGCAGGGCCTGTTCCCGAACCAATCCCGATAGTAGGGCCATTCCTAGAACAATTTACTGTCCTGCTTGAGGAAAAAATACCTGTATTTAGTTTCCACTTTGGGCCTGCACCAATTGAGGCAATTCGTGAGATACACGCCATAGGGTCAATTGTGTTAGCTAGCGCGACGACAACTGGTGAAGCAAAAGCTTTGGTCGAAGCAGGAGTCGATGTGATCATAGCCCAGGGCTTTGAAGCCGGAGGTCATCGCGGTACTTTTGCTGTGCCTTATGAAAATGGATTGATTGGAACAGCAGCCTTAGTGCCGCAAGTAGCTAATACGGTATCGGTTCCAGTCGTTGCAGCGGGCGGAATTATGGATGCACGTGGAATCGTTGCAGCATTTGCACTTGGGGCAAGCGGGGTACAAATGGGAACCGCCTTTCTTGCCTGTCCTGAGAACAATATCCCGGAAGTCTATAGGCAGGCGGTACTTAATTGTAAAGATGAAGACACGGTTATTACTGAGGCATTTTCCGGCAGACCCGCCAGAGCAATACGAAATCGATTTATACGTGAAATGGAGAATCACACGGACAAAGTACTGCCATTCCCGGCTCAGATGTCTATAGGGCGGGTTTTACGTCAAACTTCTGCTCAAAAATCAAATCCAGATTTTGTCAGTATGTGGGCAGGACAGGGAGCAGCGTTAGCCGAAGCTCTGCCGGCAGGCGAGCTGATCCAAAAGATGATACAAGAATTCCTTGCCGTGACTGCTTCTTTACAAGTTAAATCATAA